In Bacteroidota bacterium, the genomic window GCGGCTGTCGTCATGCTCGGCGTCTTCAGTTTTGTTGTTGCGTTGCTGTTTGTCGTGATGGGAGCCGTTGATGTCGGTTTCACGGAGGCCGTTGTCGGCGCGGGCGTCACAACA contains:
- a CDS encoding DUF4040 domain-containing protein; amino-acid sequence: MHWKLELILLVMLLLTAFISLKVRDLLAAVVMLGVFSFVVALLFVVMGAVDVGFTEAVVGAGVTT